The genomic region TCCAGTTCGCAAAGACCGAAAGAATTATCACCGTTAATACAATAATTTTTACCTTTCTGTTTCTGTATCCCATAAACCGCTTAAAACCTGTGCCTTTCTTTGTCTGTATTATTTTACTGTTTTACCGCACATAAATCCTAAGTACAAATTAAAACAGCAATAACAGTGCCGGTACGGTCATATATGTCTTTTTCCGTTAAAAAATTAACGCCGACAAAGGCTTTTTAGAATTTACGAAATAAATCGGTTTTATTGATCCTTTTGATTTGCTTCTGCTATCATTTTATTAACAGCCAATATAAATGAAATAACACCGGAGGGCATTATATGCGTTACCATAATCCTATCATACCGGGTTTTTATCCTGATCCCAGTATCTGCAAAAAAGGTGATGATTATTATCTGGTAACCAGTTCCTTTGAATTTTTTCCCGGTGTACCCATTTTCCACTCAAAGGATTTGGTTAACTGGAAACAGATCGGTCACTGCCTGACCAGAAAAAGTCAGCTGGACCTGGAAGGCGTCCCATGCTCAAAAGGCATTTATGCACCCACAATCCGTTATAATCCCAATGATGATATGTTTTATATGGTTACGACAAATGTTACAAAAGGCGGCAATTTCTATGTAACTGCCAAAGACCCCGCGGGTGAATGGTCGGATCCGATTTGGGTTGAACAGGGAGGCATCGACCCGTCGCTGTTTTTTGACGATGACGGAAGCGCCCATTTTATTTCAAACGCCAGAGACAGAAGCGTAAGCGGAGCAGGCTTTCTGTGTGCGCCCATTGATTTGAAAACGGGCAAATTTTTAAGACCTGCGACCCCGCTTTGGGGCGGAACGGGAGAAAGCGCCCCCGAAGGCCCTCATATCTATAAAATCGGCGGCTGGTACTACCAGATGATTGCCGAAGGCGGAACCGAACTAGGCCATATGGTTACAATCGCAAGAAGCCGCGAGCTTTACGGAAAATACGAACCGTGCCCTTTTAATCCCATACTGACCCATCGACATCGCAAAGGGGATATAATCCAGGCTACCGGACACGCAGATTTAATCGAAGACAATGACGGAAACTGGTGGGCGGTGTTTTTGGGTTACCGCCAGACACATCAGTATTTCCACCACCTGGGCCGCGAAACTTTCCTGGCACCCGTGTCATGGCGTGACGGCTGGCCTGTTATAAATAACGGCGAAGCCATTAAACTTGTCATGGAAGGCCCCGGCTCTGCCGTCCAAACGCTGAGTACCGACTATGAAACAGACTTCACTTCAGGAATTGACTTCAACTGGGTTCATTTGCGTAATCCGCAGGAAGGAGCCTGCGAAGCCGGTCCCAACGGCCTTATTCTGAGGGGAAATTCCTACACTTTGTCAGACATCGGAAATCCGGCTTTTCTTGGCATCAGGCAGCGGGATCTTTCCAACCGGGTTGAGGTGGACATGATATTTTCGCCCAAGCTCAATTATGAGGAAGCGGGATTCACTATCTATTACAAATGCGACGCCCATATGGATGTTTATATAAGCAGGGTGAACAACGAAAATTATCTGTTCTTCCGCAAGGTTGTAGGTGAGATTAATCATGAGGCGGCACGTGTGCCTCTCGATATTGACAGAATAACTATCCGGGTCATTGCGGATAAACTTGAATACAGAGTGTATGCAGTAGTAAACGGCGCCGAAATATACCTTGGCAAAGGCCTGACCCGCCATGTTTCCACAGAGGCCCATGAATTAGGTTTTACCGGCGTTTTCTACGCCTTATACGCAACAGGAAACGGCAGAAACTGTGAAACCGAAGCCCTGTTCACCCGGTTCTCATACAAGGGCTTCGACAGAGAAGATATAAGTCTGTAACAGTCCAGACAAACCGGCTTTGGATGCCGTTTTGTCTGAATTTCCATGTCCGTAAACCCTTTACCTGACTACGTAATCCGAAAGGCTTACTGACTTAATACTTAACATAATTCAGCCAAGCACAAATAAAAAACCCACAGAAGTTTTTCTTCTGTGGGTACTGGAGGCGCCACCCAGATTCGAACTGGGGAATAAAGGTTTTGCAGACCTCTGCCTTACCACTTGGCTATGGCGCCAAATAAGATACAACAAAGAATATATATTCCCTCTATATTCTTTGTTGTTTTACTGGAGCGGGATACGAGATTCGAACTCGCGACTTTCACCTTGGCAAGGTGACACTCTACCACTGAGTTAATCCCGCACAGTATAGAGGTTGTTCGCCTCTATTCTGGTGCCCAGAGGCGGAATCGAACCACCGACACGGGGATTTTCAGTCCCCTGCTCTACCGACTGAGCTATCTGGGCGTATGGCGACCCGAAAGGGACTCGAACCCTCGACCTCTAGCGTGACAGGCTAGCGTTCTAACCGGCTGAACTATCGGGCCATGTAATCTCTTTATTTTCAATGTGGTGGGCACAATAGGGCTCGAACCTATGACCCCCTGCTTGTAAGGCAGGTGCTCTCCCAGCTGAGCTATGCGCCCGTTTCGTCTTTCGCTATCCGCTATCGTCTCGCGGCTTTTTCAGTATACAAAATTATTTGCTTCTTGTCAAGTCGTTATTAAAAGTTTTTTTATTAATAAATATCTGTAAATTGCAATATTAAATGCAACACCTATAGTGGAAATCATCCATAATTTTAGGTGTTAAAGTACAACATCATCTT from Thermoclostridium stercorarium subsp. stercorarium DSM 8532 harbors:
- a CDS encoding glycoside hydrolase family 43 protein, coding for MRYHNPIIPGFYPDPSICKKGDDYYLVTSSFEFFPGVPIFHSKDLVNWKQIGHCLTRKSQLDLEGVPCSKGIYAPTIRYNPNDDMFYMVTTNVTKGGNFYVTAKDPAGEWSDPIWVEQGGIDPSLFFDDDGSAHFISNARDRSVSGAGFLCAPIDLKTGKFLRPATPLWGGTGESAPEGPHIYKIGGWYYQMIAEGGTELGHMVTIARSRELYGKYEPCPFNPILTHRHRKGDIIQATGHADLIEDNDGNWWAVFLGYRQTHQYFHHLGRETFLAPVSWRDGWPVINNGEAIKLVMEGPGSAVQTLSTDYETDFTSGIDFNWVHLRNPQEGACEAGPNGLILRGNSYTLSDIGNPAFLGIRQRDLSNRVEVDMIFSPKLNYEEAGFTIYYKCDAHMDVYISRVNNENYLFFRKVVGEINHEAARVPLDIDRITIRVIADKLEYRVYAVVNGAEIYLGKGLTRHVSTEAHELGFTGVFYALYATGNGRNCETEALFTRFSYKGFDREDISL